In Rutidosis leptorrhynchoides isolate AG116_Rl617_1_P2 chromosome 6, CSIRO_AGI_Rlap_v1, whole genome shotgun sequence, the DNA window aagacgtcTCGCTCACCCGCACactcccttaaccattcctccatcgtCTGTTTTTCTGAATTATATCCTAACTTGAACTATATAACCCGTTTCTTTCTGTGATCATCTTCTTTACTATAAACTCAAGTGGCCAGAGGGGTTGATAACCACGATTGTTAGTTCAAGATTTGAACTTATGATGTAAAACCGAAATACAATAACTAGTGACCTTCACGAATtaacagaaaagaaaaagaaaaaaaaatacagcaAAAACAGTTCGCTGAATAATTATATGAACTCAAATACTAAAATCGAATTTTTGGGTGTTTTAGACCAAAGTTCCTGAATGAAGTACATTTAAAAACCTTTCTATAATCTTTCTCCATcttcaattgaaacagaaacataataACGAGctcgaatttcacgaagaacaaaaaggttgactttttgaaaacaaattttgactcgaaaattagaagtCGTTATGAGGAATTAGGAGCTTAAACTTTGCATAAAGATTGAGTGAATGATTCCTAATAAGACCATATTTATAAATTTTGAAATTTGATTCGGTTTCGAGTTTTTGATTTAATGGTACCAAGAACAGAGGTCGTTGTGGGTTCTTCCTAGTTTTCTGACTTTGTTTTCGAATTGCAGAAGGGTATAACATAATTTAATGATAAGAATCGTATGATTGAAGTTTATTAGAGATGATAAGATCGTTTTGTCTGCAATGTAAGTGATTTGGACGGGTAACCAATTTAGAGACATGAATTGActctgaaaacaaaaaaaaaaatgtaaagtgAAAACTTAATTTAACAAAATCGTACAGATTTGGTGGAATAATTTCAGTAATCAGATTCCAGAGTACAAATCTATTACAGTTAGAAAAGGATGTGAAATTGAATTTGATTATAATAATGTACGTatgatttatttaatattaataattaataattatattaataataataactataataataataataattgaaataataataataataataataataataataataataataataataataataataataataataataataatatctagagTCATAATAATGAGTcacaaaaataaagattttaatgaaattggtaataataatcttaaatgatgATTCTTGTAACaatattaagaataatgataataatactaaaattataatttttctactatttataataataatgatacacaatttaaatatactaataatacagatattaatactaataataagtgataacaactatcttttaacttgtaaatatattaatatataatatttgataattatatacatataatgtttatgtcttatatatatatatatatatatatatatatatatatatatatatatatatatatatatatatattccattataCATATCATAATGATTCTTTTATagcaatcttatatatatatataactttatcttttaataacaactttatcattttatatattattttacgttttacattctaatgattaaagtgtattttattaattcacgatattatttatatacacttgtatttatatatgtatatatatatttacatatttatttacacacaactgttcgtgaatcgtcgaaaattatCAAAGGTCAAATgagttcataaaatagttcaaaaattttgaaattccatTTAATagacttcgcttatcatgtcggaaacatataaagattaaagtttaaatttagtcggaaatttccgggtcgtcacagtacctacccgttaaagaaatttcgtcccgaaatttgagtgaggtggtcatggctaacaataaaaatgttttcatgacaaatatgagttgataaatagagttttatcaccattgaataatttggataaaacgattcgattactcgaggcgtacgaatgaagctatcataaatatttaaaataataaaaaaaaaaaaactttagtgATGGTTACTAAATTGTATAATTATTTAATCACAGCTATTTGAAAATTTCTTAATTAATTACTACAGTATTAAATTAAATTTGAAATGATTAAAGAAATTGAAGTACTGAGAAAGTGGATTACCCACTTTTATGTTACTTCGCTTACATGCTGATAACGTGTCACGTAACTCCGTTAAATGTAGAATAATTTCATTTAAGTACCTTAATAAATGGTTAACTAGTGTTCgagccctcgcttcgcggcgggggttcggttttcaatgtattttattgcatttagtttgtaaaatcattttgtggttaacgatgatgtcgttgaagcgcaactcgagtcgaactaaaaggtataacccgtgaaagatttaaatgttattttaaattaacaatatatgtgcatctccgcgtttcgctatgggattgtcgacttttaaaaatttaacgaagaattaacgtgtatgaaaagtaccccaaatatttagcgttttttaaaaatcgtccgttttgcgtatagctagtgacattgtgttcctaaaattatttcgagtttaacgatggtggcaGAAAAATTTAATTCGTTGCGAGCGCGAAGATATGGCccattgaatatttgggtggagtttgtttaagatttttttatgagaATGGGTATTTGACACTTTATCCTCCTGTTTGGGGGTGGATTTGATTTTTTTGATAAAGTGTGGGGGGTTTTGTTGTTCAATTTGGAGAAAAAAGGCGAAAAGTCGAAAGTACCCCTGAGTACTATTCATTTATCCTATGTGTCTTAGGTATAACTAGTGTtcaaaccctcgcttcgcgccgggggttcggttttcaatgtattttattgcgttttgtttgtaaaattatttcgtggctaacgatgatgttgttgaagcgcaactcgagtcgaactaaaaggtataacccgtgaaaaatttaaatgttattttaaattaacaacatatgtgcatctccgcgtttcactatggaattgtcgacttttaaaaatttaacgcgaaatcaacgtgtatgaaaagtaaccCAAATATTTAgccttttttaaaaagcgtccgttttgcgtatagctagtgacattgagttcctaaaattatttcgagtttaacgatggtgtcggaaaaatttgactcattgcgagcgagaagatattgcccgttaaatatttgggtggagtttatttaagattttttatgagaatggtAATGTGACAATTTACCCCCTGTATGGGGGGTtgatttggttttttttttttttttgagaaagtgTGGAGGCATTGTTGTAAAAACGAAATTTAgttaagttttttaaaaaaaaaggaaaAGTCCAAAAAATCCTTGGGTACTATTCATTACCTCTAtatcttttagatataggtataatataatataatataatatataatatataatatataatatataatataatataatataatataaataatataattgcGATGCAAATATTTACGGAAGTAGTAATCTAGTCCCCTTTCAGCTTTACCAGGGGCTTTTATACAAATTTAGTAATACTGATATCAAACGGCAAATGATTAACACCGTTAGTCTGAGAAAACCATCTACAAAACGACTTTCGCTCCACCATGTTCATTTCTTCTGAACAAAAAGAATCAGATTCCATTTCACACACTAAACACACACACAAGTGTGGCGGCTAAAGGTagggtttcatcatcatcatcatattaattATACAGATtcatatattcatatgtatattcGTACATACTCGTATGTATCGATATACGGATTGTTTTTGTACATGTGCATTAATTATAAATTTGAGGTTAAAGGTCTGATGATTTGGACATTATAATCTGCGATTTCATAATTTTTTGTCTTAATTTCGGATCTCTGCTCGCTTTGGAGTGATTGAAACTTCGAATTTCATTATTCTTAGGGTTTCTGTGACTAAGGGCTCGAAGTGATTCATCTTCTAATTTAGCATTTGAATTTAGTTCAGGGATTTTTTAGGTTGATTTTTACATTTTTTAATGCTCAAGTCTAATAGCATTTTTTATTGCTGGAGTGTAAATGTAAATTAGGTGTTTGTTGGATTCAGGTGATTGCATTAATTGGATGATTATCAGTAATTGATTTTGTATTGTGAGGTTTAGATATTTGTAATTGCAGTTTTTTATTGAAATTATAGATGAAGTATAAATAGTTGCATTGTTATCCTGTTAGTTTGTGATTAGAACTGCTAGGTGATATTTTATGATTGAGCTTGTACCATTAGCTGAAATGATACAAAATGTTAAATTAAAGTTTTGGAGGATAGTATATACATTTCTTCGATAGATCGTTTGATGCTTTACTTAATGGAGGAAAGATGTATCTAGGCTGTGATAAATTTATGTATCTATAAATCTACTGGTTGTGGTTGATTTTCATATAGAAAGCAAAGTTTCCTTAACCTTCCTTCCATAGGGAGAAATGTATCTAGCTTTTTATTTTGCCTATACCTTTTGCATTTTGTCAGTTTGTTGATGCTCTGTTTAGTTAATATACTTCTTCACCTGAAAACTGAAAGGTAGATTTTGTGACTTTTTAGTTGCAGGTTTACATGCAAGACAATTTGCATgcacaaatttcatatcttttaggAGATCTGATATTTATTTTCAAACTTCAAGAGTTTAGAAGAAAACAGCAGTTGTTTCAAGTGTGAACATTTTGTATCTCTAGTGCTGGCGGTTTGTTGGTCTGAATTTTCATGTGATTTAAGATGGGGTCTGCCTGTTGTGTTGCTGCTAAAGATAGGACTATAACAGACCAATCTGGTAGTGATGTTATAACCAGAAATGATCAGTATTCACCTTCATGGAGCTTTCGCTGGGACAATCGAGGGCGCGTAGCAGGTGAAGAATCATCTGTTGATTGTTTTTCTGACAGTGCTGGTATGAACGATAGGTTGGACAATAAATCTCATACAACTGTAGAAACTGCAAATGCAACAGAAGGTAGTCCTTTGGAAAGTTCACGAAGCCTTACTTGGCATAAATCTTCTTTTTCTGAAGAAAATGGGGTTCTTCGGTCTGGTGAGTTTaattataacaatatatatcaTTTATTACACTTTTTTCAGTGATCACCAGAATCTTTATGTTGACTTATTATGGTTAGATACTTTTAATGAATGTTTTTATTAGTTATTTAGTTATCACCCCTACATTGATTTTGGGAATTTTGAGTTCAGATTGCAAACAAATAATTCCCTGTTCCGTACCAGATGCCTTTTGTATCTTTAATTGACTTGTACTATCATTAAACGCCCAAGTCTTTTGTTGACTGTTTGGCAAAAGATAGAAAAGGTATGTAATGAGAGTTAATCTTTTAAATGATGACAATTTAATAGATACCCCAATACAAAACTTGTAGCATTTATATGTTACTGAACTTTTCATTTGTTAAATTGTGTTGTAATGATTTGCTGGTGTTACGAATCAAGTTGTTTGATTATATTGAAAGTGTGGATTTTTCATCCTTATGTGGAAGTAGATGGCATAGTCAATTCGTGTAGGTCTAATCATTGTGCATTTTCTGAACTACACATGTCACTTGTTGAATGGTTACATCTAACACAAGTACAATAACCATATTAATTTCGGAGACCCATTGCACCtggcttttttatttttttacttagaTCATTACTATCATCTGAACCTGTCAACTATGATTCTGCTCATGTGTTGTGACTTTGCATTTTATTAGTCGTATTGTGAAGTCAGTGTTCAAAGTACATTGTTTATTTATAAATTTCCTTCTTACATTGCCTTCATATTATTATCTTTCATATGGAAACTTGATTCATCTGTTTGTTCTTGCAGATCCAGTAAATTTCAATAGTCTTCGTGAGGTAAGTTACTGAATGATTGAGTTTTTATTGCaagtgtttttttttaattatttctaCTCTATTATTATGTTCCTTACTCTTTATGCATTATTTAGGGGAAGGAGTCAAGAGGAACTACTGTATCTTTGGAACTGTCTCCAACCAAAATGTCAACACCAACACACTCAATTTCATCTTTTTCCGCATCTCCTTTATCTTCTTGCCGAAGTCAACTCATGCCCCTCTCAAGTTTGACCCCGTCAAGGTGGCCCCGTCGCTCACCTGGTCACCATCTGCTACGTCAAGTATCTGATAGCCGAATCCGAGGCATGTTGTCACCCAACTTTTCAATATCTGAAGAAGGTTCACCTTTTATGTACCCTGGTTGGAGCAATAAATCACACGCAGGGTCTCATGGTGTATCTTCAGATGGTTGGTCAAATAGAGATAGATGGTCTTTTGATAGCGAGTCTCTCAGTTTTAGCCGTGATAGAGTTAGCCGATCTAGTGGCAGAGTTTCTTCTTCTCCAGCCAATGAGATTCAGACATGTGGCGTTTGCTCTAAGCTTTTAACTGATAGATCCTCTTGGAGCAGTCAAAAAATTGTGGCCAATAATGGGCTGCCAGCTGTCGCGGTTCTGATTTGTGGGCATGTATACCATGTAGAGTGTTTAGAGAATATGACACCGGACGTCGACAAATATGATCCTGCTTGCCCTATTTGTACTTTGGGGCCAAAAAAGGTTCTCAAGCTGTCGGAAAAGGCAATGGGAGAATTAGATTTGAAGGGTAAATTCGGCAAGAAATTAAGGAGtcgggtggtggatggtggtgattCAGTTGTGTTTGATCGTTTTACAGGTGGCAGAGGTCCAAGGATGGGTTCAAGTTCAAGCATGAAGAGCTCCACAAGTTCAGCAAAGCCGTTTTTAAGAAGACACTTCTCGTTTGGCTACAAACCAAACAAATCTTTGCCAGATAACAGTTCTAAGAAAAATAGATTTTTTTGGTCAAAATCGAGCAAGGAGTGAGCTTTTTTCTTATAAAAGGTACAATGTTTTTCTTTTCATCATTATTCAATCTCAATTAAAATTTAGCTTGAAACTTTTTACTTGATTGAAGTTTGTATTTCACAATCGGTTGTGGTGTTTTTCTCATTTTTGCATAATATATGGGATTTAATATGATCATAAAACATGTAATAACAGAAGTGCCAGATTAATTGAACTTTGACCGTATACTTTGGTTTATAGATTTGATATAAAAGTCGAATGAGTTAAAAGTACTCTGAAGTGTAATTCATCCCATCATACCTCCAAAATATCTTTATTTTAGTAAATTTTAGTTTTAATATTTTGTGTATTcataatatatatgtaaaatattttgtgtattcatatttatatgtaatatgtaatgcTTTAGTTAGTTCATATAAGTGTTATATATGGATATTGGGGTCAACTAATATAAGCCAACTGTTTTCAACTTGTACTAAAAGTTGGCCCGTTGCCCAACCCATCTTGCCTCTTTAATTGTAGCTCTTTAGCATCCAAAGTGGAGTACATGTTTATGAGGTTTATTTTATAGAAGGGTACCCTTTTCTTCtttttagctttttttttttttttatgtcttTTTAGAAAGGGAGGGAGAGGGAATCGTTGATGTGGTATGCTTCTCAATTGTCATTGTATCAATAAAGCATTTATATTCTCCCctcctttttatttattttgttgagaTGGCCTCTACTTTGGTTTTACAAGTTGCTTACTCCTGAAGCATGTATGTATTCGATAAGTGTAACATTTTATTTGTATAATGCCTAACTTTTTTTGGTATAAACCCGATTGAAATAGGACCTTACGTAGGACATGTAataatgtaagtttttattttcgtATTTATTTTGTTGGTAATGACTAACGACTAATGATCTGAATTTTGTTTAGGTGGACGGTTGATATTTCTAAACACAGATGGAATGTTTCCTATGTGAAGTTAGTCGTCATGAGCTCCAAAATGGTTAGCTCCAAAAGACAATTGAGAGTGAAAGCAGGTGAATATATACAGTTGAAGAAATAATATGAATTTAGATATATACAATGTATTTAACTTGTTTTTTGTAAGTATAATATAAGTTGTTTATTCTTACATTCAAATGAGTAATGGtgcatgtatgtatgtattgtTCTGTCACaaattttttctttataaaatgtgTGTTACAAGTCTGAATTGAGGTGATTTGTCATTATTATGTGTTATTGTGATTTTCTGAGTTATTATTGCATAATGCATACCCTATCTTTGCTTTGAGGGTCTGCAAGCTTCAAAATTTAATATCAAAGGAAGCAAAATGCGCTGGTAACTTTAGGTCATGTTCATAAAGTTCGAGCTTAAGGGTTAGCAAAAAGTTGTTTTTAGAGACTTTCAACTTATTTAACTTGCTTAACAACTAATATTCGTGTGACTTCTTATTGGTTAAATAATCAGCCCATTGGTTGCCTATGTATTATACTCGTTTCTGACTATAGTTCAGAGGTTATCAAAATGATTTTTGTATTACAAGTGTAAATTGAAGTAGTTTGTCATTCTTATGTGAACTTCATTCGTAATCTTTTGCCACACACGCACTTTCGAGAGGAAACTCAAATCGCATTGCAAGAACCCGATCCTTAAACCATCTCGAGAAAcaggcggaccgggtttgaatcctgaatggatccagGAGAAACCCCCGAGCCCTCTAGGTCAATCTGGAGCTCCATATTTCAGGTAGATTAATTAAGATGGTGAGCTGAGCCGAATATAGACAGATTAATTAAGAGGGTGAGT includes these proteins:
- the LOC139852558 gene encoding uncharacterized protein, encoding MGSACCVAAKDRTITDQSGSDVITRNDQYSPSWSFRWDNRGRVAGEESSVDCFSDSAGMNDRLDNKSHTTVETANATEGSPLESSRSLTWHKSSFSEENGVLRSDPVNFNSLREGKESRGTTVSLELSPTKMSTPTHSISSFSASPLSSCRSQLMPLSSLTPSRWPRRSPGHHLLRQVSDSRIRGMLSPNFSISEEGSPFMYPGWSNKSHAGSHGVSSDGWSNRDRWSFDSESLSFSRDRVSRSSGRVSSSPANEIQTCGVCSKLLTDRSSWSSQKIVANNGLPAVAVLICGHVYHVECLENMTPDVDKYDPACPICTLGPKKVLKLSEKAMGELDLKGKFGKKLRSRVVDGGDSVVFDRFTGGRGPRMGSSSSMKSSTSSAKPFLRRHFSFGYKPNKSLPDNSSKKNRFFWSKSSKE